From the Betaproteobacteria bacterium genome, the window CGTCTGTGCCAGGGCGAGCAATATGGCGCTCAGGTTTTTCCAGTCGCGCCGGGCCAGGACTTTTTCCAGCGTCTTGCGCACGTCGCCAGGCGGGCCAGTCTTGGGAAGTTGTTCGGCGAACTGGGTCAGCTTGCCGGCGAGGTCTTCCTCTTCCTCGCTGCTGCCATGGCCGCCGATGCGATGATAGAGGTCGCGATAGTTGTCGGGGGTTGGCGCAATGCGCTGCGTGGCAAGTTGCCTGAACGTTTCGCGCGCGATATCGGTGGGGTTCAGCGGGGCATTCATCGCCAGCAGGGTGCTGAAAACTGAGAGCCTCGTTTAAGACTACCTTGCCCGCCGTTTTTTTGGCCGGTCGCCTTCGGCCAGCCCCCGTGCGGCACGGCTGACGCGGGAGTCTTCCGGTAGTATCGGCGGCCGCGGCGGAATCTTTAAGCGGGCTTCAGATCAATCGATAAGGCCGTTCTTGACGGCGTAGTGCGCGATTTCGGCATTGTTTTTCAACTTCATTTTTTCCAGCAGACGGGTGCGATAGACGCTGACCGTCTTCGGGCTGATCGACAGCGACTCTGCGATTTCGGTCAGGGACTTTCCGCCTGCCAGCATGCGCAGGGTGTCGAATTCCCGGTCGGACAGCAGCTCGTGCGGACGCTTCTCGGTGGCTTCGCCGATGGATCGTGCCAGTTCTTCGGCAAGTTCCGGACTGATATAGCGGCGACCGGAGGCAACCTGGCGGATGGCCGCCACCAGCTGATGGTGCGCGCTCTGCTTGTTCACGTAGCCGGAGGCGCCGGCTTTGAGCGCTCGCACGCCGAATTCGTCCTCGGCATGCATGCTCAGCATGATGACCGGCAACCCGGGCCTGTCGCGTTTGATTTGCTTCAACGTTTCGATGCCGTTCTTATCTGGCAGGGAGATGTCGAGCAACACCAGGTCGTAGGTGTTCTCGCGCAGCAAGCGCACGGCTTCCGCGCTGGAGCCGGCTTCCGCGGCCACTTCGATGTCGGCAGATTCCGAAACGACCTGGCGAAGGCCGTGGCGCACGATGGTGTGATCGTCGACGATGAGCAGGCGAATCATGTTTGGATTAGGGATAGTAGGTGTTGGAGAGTTCTCTGGAGCGCGGGTTCAGCGCCTTTTCGCTAGAATTCCGCGGCATGAGAGGGCCGCTTGGCGGGCAGGCATACGCGTACCTGTGTGCCGGCGCCGGAGGCGCCCGAAATGTCGATGGTACCACCCAGGAAGTCGGCGCGTTCGCGCATACCGCGAATTCCGTAGGAGCCATTCTTATGCATATCGCCTGCATCGATGCCCTGGCCGTCGTCGGTGACGGTGAGCAGCACCGCGCTGCCGTTGTCTTCGAGCGAAATGTCAACGTGCGACGCGCCGGCATGCTTGGCGATATTGGTCAGCGTTTCCTGGAAGATGCGAAATAGCGCCGTGGAAAACTCCCGGTCGAGCACGATATCCTCGCGCGAACAGACGAAATCGCAGGTGATGCCCATGCGCTTCCTGAATTCCTTGACCTGCCATTCGATCGCTGCCGCCACGCCGTAGTCGAGGACCAACGGACGCAGGCTGCGTGATATCCGGCCCGTCGCCTCGATGGCCGAATCCAGGAGCGCTTCCATTGCGTCCGCCTTTTCGGCCAGCGCCGTCTGGTCCGGGTTGAGACGGCCGCGTATCCAGGCCAAGTCTATCTTCGCCGCCGTCAGCGTGCCGCCCAGATCGTCATGGATTTCCCGGGCGACGTGGGCGCGTTCCTCTTCCTTGACGCGCTCGATGTGCGAAGCCAACTGCCGCAGTTGCTGCTGCTGTCCTTCGATGGACTGCTGGGCGAGCTTGCTTTCGGTGATGTTGGAAATGATGCCGTCCGAGATCACGACGCCGGAAGACAGTCTGCGCACGCTGGCGCGCAGGTTTACCCACTTGATTTCCTGGCCATTGGCACCGATGCGGATGCGGCCTTCCCAGTTGAGCGGCGCCAGCTGGGTGGCTGACTGGATTCGCGCCGCGACGAAGCTGTTGCGGTCCTCCGGCAGGATCATGTCGAGAATCATTTCCGGGTGACTCATCAGTACGTCCGCGGTAACGCCCAGGACGAGATGGCTGCCCTCGCTGACATAGGCAAGATCGGCGCTGCCATCGTCATAGAGCAAAGCCTGGAACACCACGCCGGGCAGATTGGCCGCGATCGCCCGGAAGCGCGCCTCGCTTTCGTTCAGCGCCGCGAGCGCTGCTTCGTATTGCCGCAAGGAATCCAGCTCGCGCAGGTTGCGTTCGACCACGGGCATCAGCCTGTGCAGCCCCTGCTTTGTCACGAGATCGGTGGCGCCGGCCTTGATTACCGCGGCCGCCGACTCCTCGCCGATTGCGCCTGTGACGACGATCATCGGCACCTGCGCTCTAAGGGTTCTGAGGATTTCGAGCGCCTCGATCGCGCTGAAGTTGGGCAGATTGAAGTCGGACAACACAACACTCCAATCGTCCGATTGCAAAGCGGTACGCAGCTGCTCGGCGGTTTCCACGCGCCGGCTGACGACCGAGAATCCGCCGGACGCAAGCGTGGCGAGAATTACCTCCGCGTCCTCCTCGGAATCCTCGACAAGCAAAGCGCGAATCACCCGTTCTTCCATCATTGAGCCCTTATCGTAAAAGTTGCCTCACGGTCGCGTTTGAAGCGCTGAACCAGCCGCAGCCCGGCCCATCCATATAGAAGTAGTGCAATTCCGGTAATGGTGAGCGACACACCGAGAGCCACCATGGTCAGCGCCGAGTGCAGCGCTCCGACATCGACGCTCGCGCTGTTTCCGAACAGGTCCCGGGACAGCAGCGCCAGCAGGGCAACGCCGACGATGACGCCGGCGTACCAGCCCACCTTTTTCAGGGACGGATTGGGCAGGCGTTCCTCAGTTTGTCCTGCATTTGCGCGTGTACGACCCGCGGACAGGTCGGAAGACCACTGCAAGCTGAACCCCCCCCTTGTTGGTGCCGCCCCGGATGTCCGGTCTGCAACAAGGCGGCCACGCGTTCACCATCGCATGTCCCTTCAGGACCCTGCCGAAAAGTATAAACGGGCGGAGGTGGTTCTGCACCGGCAATCCACGAATAGCGGGTCAAGCCATGCCCTGGCGGCCGCGGGTAGCCAGGGTTGCCGGTGTGCTGGGTCCGGTCTTTCCGGACCGCTAAAGCTCCGTGTCCCCGGGCCGTAATAGGCCAAACGAAAGACGGAGGATGAATGTTCGCCGCAGTCCCTCACCGCATGTTCCCGTATGTGAAGGAAAGTTTCATGGGTCCGGAAGAAGCAGAAGGTACCGAACCGCTTGCCCACGCTGAACTGTGGGGTGGATTGGAGCGCGACCTCGAACGCCTGCAGGGGCTGCTGGACGGAGCGGTGGAACAACTGCGCCGTTCCTTTACGAGCATGAGCGAAGCCATGAATTCCGATCCGGCCGGCGAGCGGTTGCGGGAGCGGTTCTGCGACGAGGCCGATCGCGTCATAACGTGCCTGCAGTTTCACGATGTTGCCTCGCAAATGATCTCGAACATGCGCGGACGGGCGGAACTGCTCGAGATTGCCGCCTTGACCGCCGCGCCGGGAGCCATGGCCGAAGCACGCTCACGACTGCTGGCAGAGGCGCTGCAACTCTCGAAGCGACGCCCGGACGTGGATTGCGATCGCAGCGGCGACGTGGATCTGTTTTAGCGATGGTCAGCCACGCAACAGGAACCGGAGGCGGCGACATGGGAAAGAAAATTCTGACGGTGGACGATTCGCCGACGATGCGGCAAATGGTATCGCACACGTTGCGTGGTGCTGGATACGAAGTGATCGAAGCCGAAGACGGAGTGGACGGCCTGGATAAAGCAAAACGCGAGCTTGTGCAACTCGTTCTAACGGACCAGAACATGCCGCGCATGGATGGCCTGACGCTGGTGCAGAGCCTGCGTGCGTTACCGGACTACAAGACGGCGCCGATTCTCGTGCTGACCACGGAATCCGGCGACGAAATGAAAGCAAAAGGCCGCGCGGCCGGCGCCACCGGCTGGATGGTGAAGCCCTTCGATCCGCAACGGCTGGTCGACGTGGTCAGAAAAGTTCTCGGTTGAGCGGAGACGGATGCCATGAGCACGGATATGAGCCAGTTCTACCAGATCTTCTTCGAGGAGGCCGCCGAACTGCTGGCCGAAAAGGAAAACCTCTTGCTCGGGCTGGATCTCGATGCCCCCGATTCCGAGCAACTGAATGCGATCTTTCGCGCGGCGCACTCCATCAAGGGCGGTGCCAGCACCTTCGGTTTCACCGACATGACCGAAGTAACCCACGTGCTCGAGTCGCTGCTCGACCGGATACGCAAGGGCGAAATGAAGCTGACCGGACTGATGGTCGACGCCTTCCTGAACGCGGCAGACGTGCTCAAGGCGCAGCTCGCAGGGCATCGCGATGGCGTCCATCCCGACCCCGCAGCAGCACAACGGATTTGCCAGGCGCTGAAACGTCTGGCTTCCGGTGAACAACCCGCCGCGCCAGCGGAAGTACAGGTCCAGGAACTTGTATCGCCCCTCCACGCGTCACAACGAGCGCCCACCGCCGGACCTGTGGCAGAGCAGATATCCGCGCCGCAGGATGTAAGGCCCGTCCAAGGACAGGTGCCCCGCTACCAGATCGAATTCACACTGGCCGAGGGTGTCCGAACTGCAATGGTGAACAACCTGCGCGCCAATCTTTCCGCGCTGGGCAAACTCGATGCGCTCAACGAGCCAGCCGCGAGCGTGGTTTCTGGCGCTTATGCTTGGCGGCTGGAGACGGACTCTTCGGAAGAAGATATATGGGAGGCGCTGGCCTTCGTGGTCAATCCCGCTGCGCTTAAGATCGAGCGTGAAGGCGTTGTCGCGCAATCCCCGTCCAAGCCGAATCCGGCGGATACCGATTACGGATTTTTCGAACCTTTGTATGACGCGCTGGTGCCGCCGAAGGAAGCGCCCGCCGCGGTCGCCACCGCTTCGATCGCACAGGTTGCGGAGGTGCCAGAGCATGCCACGTCCGCAGCCGCCGAGCCCGCGGCGGCTGGCCAGCCGGTGAAATTCGGTCGCCGGGAAAGCGACAAGAACCCGGCTGCACCAAGTCTCGACGCGACCTCGATCCGCGTCGGCGTCGAGAAGGTGGATCAGCTCATCAACCTGGTTGGCGAACTGGTGATTACCCAGGCGATGCTTGCCCAGACCGTATCGAAAATTGATCCCGTCCTGCACGAAACGCTGGTCAAGGGAATTGGCCTTCTGGAGCGCAACACCCGCGATCTGCAGGAATCGGTCATGTCCATCCGTATGATGCCGATCGGCTTCGTGTTCAGCCGCTTCCCGCGCGTGGTCCGCGATCTCGCGTCCAAGCTCAGCAAGGAAGTGGAACTTAAGACCGTCGGTGAGGGCACTGAATTGGACAAGGGGCTGATCGAGAAGATCGCCGATCCGCTGAATCATTTGGTGCGCAATTCCATAGACCATGGCATCGAAGCTCCGGAGAAGCGCCGCAGTGCCGGGAAGCCTGCCAAGGGCACGATCACGCTGCGCGCCTTCCATCATGGCGGCAACGTCGTCATCGAAGTATCCGACGATGGCGCCGGACTGAACCGCGACAAGATCCTGGAAAAGGCACGCAGCCGCGGCATGGCGGTCTCGGACGCAATGTCGGACCAGGAGGTCTGGCAACTCATCTTCGAGGCCGGATTCTCGACGGCGGAAGTGGTGACGGACGTTTCCGGTCGCGGTGTCGGAATGGACGTTGTGCGCCGGAACATCCAGGCCTTGGGAGGCAGCGTCGAAATCGATTCCGCGCTTGGAACGGGCACCCGCATTTCGATCCGGCTGCCGCTCACGCTGGCCATCCTTGACGGCTTGTCGGTCACGGTGGGAGACCAGCTGTTCATCGTCCCGCTCACCTACATCGTCGAATCTCTGCAGCCGAAGATGGCCGACGTCAAGTCTGTTCGCAACCAGGGAACGGTGGTGCACGTGCGCGGCGAGTACCTGCCGGTCTTGAAATTGCACGAAATGTTCAATATCCAGCCGAAAGTTGCCGATATCGAAAAAGGAATCATGGTGATTCTCGAGTCGGACGGCATCAAGAAGGCGTTGTTCGTGGACGAACTGATCGGTCAGCACCAAGTGGTGATCAAGAGCCTCGAAACCAACTTCCGCAAGATCAGGGGCATCTCCGGAGCCACCATCATGGGTGACGGCAAGGTGGCGTTGATCATCGACGCCGGCGCAGTGGTGCGAGGGACGAAGCAGGAGTTGCGTGCAGTGGCGTGATCGAGTGCGCGCGCCGGTTACTTCAATCAGCGAAGGAGACAGTCAATGAGCCAGGCGACACAAGGCGGGTTACCCGACAATGGCGCGAAATCCGCATCCGCGGTGGCGTCCACGGGAAGCGAATTTCTCACTTTCACACTCGGCGCCGAGGAATACGGCGTGGATATCCTCAAAGTCCAGGAGATCCGCGGTTACGACGCCATCACCAAGATCGCCAATGCGCCCGAATTCATCAAGGGCGTCGTCAACCTGCGCGGCATCATCGTGCCGATCGTGGACATGCGCATCAAGTTCAATCTGGGCAATGTCGAATACAACCAGTTCACCGTGGTGATCATCCTGAACGTTTCCGGACGGGTCGTCGGCATGGTGGTGGACGGCGTCTCGGACGTGATCATGCTCTCCCCTGACAAGATAAGGCCGGCGCCGGATTTCTCGGCCCAGTTCGACATCGAGTACCTGATCGGCCTGGGCACTGTGGACGAGCGGATGCTGATCCTCGTCGACATCGAAAAGCTGATGAACGAGCGCGACATGGCGCTGATGAACGAATATGCCGACGCAGCGTGAACATATCCTGAGAGACGCAGGCCAACCAGCTCGCGATCGGCGCCTCCGACGTGGCGGCGGAGAGCCTGGAAGAACAGGCCCAGCACCTGGCCGACGCGGTGTTGATCTTCAAGCTGTCGCAGGCCTCGGCGAGCTGGGACGGCAGGACCGAGCGTCGCGGGCCGGATCGGCCCCACAACGTCGAGCGGATGCCGGTCAAGGCGGTCGCGCCCAAGGCTCCCGAACACAAGGTCCTTGCCAAGCCAGCCGGGCGCAAGCCGGCGGCGGAGGCCAAGGAGCAGGGGAAGAAACCAGTGGAAAAAGGAACGGTTCATGTCCGCATTTTTAACACTTGAGATTTTGAAAGGAGCCTGAAATGAAGCTGTCCAATTTGAGAGTCGGTATCCGCCTGGGGGCGGGGTTCGGCACGATCCTAATTTTTCTGATCGCAGTGATCACGATCGGGATGGTGAACATGGGGCATCTCCAGGATCGGATGGTGGAAATCGGCCACGTGAACGCAGTGGAGGCGGAGCTTGCGGCGTCGATGCGCGGCAACATGCTGAACCGGATGATCATCCTGCGCAACCTGGCGCTGCTTAGCGACATGTCCGAGATGCGGCCCGAGGCCGATCGTCTAAAAGAGCTCGGTGCAAAGTACGCGGAAACAGAAGTCGAGCTTAACAAAATGTTCGCCGACTTCAACGGCACAGACTTCGAAAAGACTCTGATGGCCAAGATCAAGGAGACCGACACGGCCGCTTTGCCTGTGATGACCAAGGCGGCGGAACTCGGCCTTGCCAACAAGGCTGATCAAGCCACCCGGGTCCTGATGGGGGAACTGCATCCGATGCAGGTTAAATGGCAGGGCCAACTTACCGAACTGGTGGATTTTCAACACAAGAGCAACACCGAGGCGATGGCCGCTGTGGAGAAAGCCTATGCCAATGCGCGCCTGCTGATGTTCGCGCTGGGCGGAATAGCGCTGTTGTGCGGCGCCCTGATGGGATTTTTCATCACCCGCAGTCTGCTGCGGCAGTTGGGGGGTGAGCCGGCGTATGCGCAGGAGATTGCGCGTCGCGTGGCCGATGGGGATGTCTCGACGCTGATTCAGGTGCGCGCGGGCGACAGCGCGAGCCTGGTGGCGACGATGAAGACCTGCGCATCAAGAACGCGCTGGACAAGTGTACGACCAACGTGATGATCGCGGGCGCGGATAACCACATCGCGTACATGAACGATTCGGTGAGCGAGATGCTGACCCGGAACGACGCCGAGATCCGCAAGGTGCTGCCGCAGTTCGACGCGAGAAAGCTCATCGGCGCGAACATCGACGTGTTCCACAAGAATCCGTCGCACCAGAGGAACATGCTGGCGAACCTGCGCGGGGCCTACAGGACCGAGATCAAGGTGGGGCCGCTTTCCTTCGGGCTGATCGCGAGCCCGATTCTGGACGACAAGGGCGGCCGCGTGGGCACGGTGGTGGAGTGGAAGGACCGCACCGCCGAAGTGGCGGTGGAAGAAGAGGTGGCGGGCATCGTCAAGGCGGCGGTGGAGGGTGACTTCACCAAGCGCATCGCGATGGAAGGCAAGGATGGCTTCTTCAAGCTGCTGGGCGAGAACATCAACCAGTTGATGCAGACCAGCTCGGTGGGCCTGAACGAAGTGGTGCGGGTGCTGGCGGCGCTGGCGAAGGGCGACCTGACCGAGAAGATCAGCAACGAATATCACGGCACCTTCGGGCAGTTGAAGGAAGACTCCAACGCCACGGTGGACAAGCTCACCGAGATCGTGGGCCGCATTCGCGAGGCCACCGACGCGATCAACACCGCCTCCAAGGAAATCGCCTCGGGCAACACCGATCTGTCGCAGAGGACCGAAGAGCAGGCCTCCAGTCTCGAGGAGACCGCCTCCTCGATGGAAGAGCTGACCTCCACGGTGAAGCAGAACGCCGAGAACGCCAAGCAGGCCAATCAGCTCGCGATCGGCGCCTCCGACGTGGCGGTCAAGGGCGGCAACGTGGTGGGGCAGGTGGTGCAGACCATGAGCTCGATCAACGAGTCGGCCAAGAAGATCGTGGACATCATCAGCGTGATCGACGGTATCGCCTTCCAGACCAACATTCTGGCCCTGAACGCGGCGGTGGAAGCGGCGCGCGCCGGCGAGCAGGGCCGGGGCTTTGCGGTGGTGGCCACCGAAGTGCGCAACCTCGCGCAACGCTCGGCGGCGGCGGCGAAAGAGATCAAGACGCTGATCGAGGACTCGGTGGGCAAGGTCGACACCTTTGCGGAGCGCAGGAGTTCCCAGCGCGCCACCAACGTAGAGCGGCTGCCGGCCAAACCGGCACCCAAAGCAGCCGAGCGCAAGACAGCCGGACCCCGGAGTAAAGTCGCGGGCGATGCGGCCGTTGGCAAGAGGTAGGAACGGAAATAAGGCGGCACCAAGCTGCGCTTTCCGAAACCGATGACGTTTGGACACCGGAGGATGCCGATGCATTTACCCAAGCCTCTATTGCAGATAAAAGACCTGCTGATTCCGTTGATGGCGGCCGTGGCTTTGGCATGGGCCGGCTGTGACGATACTGGCCAGTGATCCAAAACTATAAGGGTGTTTCGCCGCAACTGACAGGGCAGACGGCCAATAAACCTGGTGGCGCGATCGAATCGAGCCGCAACGAGAACGCAACACGGCGCAATTTCTGAACGGATCTCATGGGTGCAGCGGAAACCGCGGTTACGGGGGGCGATTTCGAATTCACCGATCGTGATTTCGAGAAGGTATGCAAGCTCATCTATGCTCGAGCCGGCATATCGCTCAAGGAGACCAAGCGCCAGATGGTGTACAGCAGGCTGGGTCGACGGCTGCGCATACTCGGACTTGCGCGTTTTGGCGACTATCTCGACCGGCTCGAGGCGAGAAACGACACTGCGGAATGGGAGGAGTTCACCAACGCCCTGACCACCAACCTGACGGCATTTTTCCGTGAACAGCATCATTTTCCGGCGCTCGCGGAACTGCTGCAACGTGCAGCCGCACGCGCAAGTATCACGTTGTGGTGCAGTGCCAGTTCGACCGGGGAAGAGCCTTATTCCATGGCGATGACCACGCTGGATACGCTGGGCCGGCAGGCGTCGAAGGTACGCATCCTGGCCACCGACGTGGACACCAATGTACTGGATAAGGCGAAAGCGGGTATCTACCCGATGGAGCGTCTCGAACGCCTGCCTGAAGGATATGCGAAGCGTTTCTTTCTGAAGGGCGCCGGTGCCCAGGACGGCTATGCGCGCGTCAGACCCGAACTGCGCGAAATGATTACCTTCAGGCAGATCAATCTTCTCGATGAGCAGTGGTCGATCCGTGGGCCACTGGACGGCATCTTCTGCCGCAATGTCATGATCTATTTCGACAAGTCGACTCAACGAGCGATTCTCGAACGGTTTCATCCGCTGCTGCGGCCGGATGCGCTGCTGTTCATGGGGCATTCGGAAAGCCTGCACCATGCCACCGACCTGTTCCGGCTGCGCGGAAAGACCGTGTACCAGCCGCTGCCCGGGCGCAGGCATGGCTGAGAAAACAACGCCGGATGGATTGGCGCGCAACAGCTATTTCGATCCGACGCTGAAGCGGGCGGCGGTGAAGCTGCTGCCGGGCGAATACCACGTGACGACCGAAGATCTGGTGCAGGTCACGGTGCTAGGCTCTTGCGTTGCGGCTTGCATTCGCGATGTCACCAACGGCATCGGCGGGATGAACCACTTCATGCTGCCTGATGCCGGTAGCGGCGAGGCTGACCGTTTCGGCAGCACCGCCCGCTATGGTGTGCACGCGATGGAACTGTTGATCAACAGCCTGCTAAAACTTGGTGCCAAGCGCCACAACTTCGAGGCAAAGGTATTTGGCGGCGGAAACGTGATGCGCAGCCTGAATCACTCAAATGTGGGCGTGCGCAATGCGCAGTTCGTTCTCGAATTTCTCGGCAATGAAAAAATACGGGTCGTTGCACAGGATCTCGAGGACATTTACCCGCGCAAAGTCTATTTCTTTCCGCACGACGGCAAGGCGCGGGTCAAGAAACTGATGAACATGCACAACAGAACGCTGTTCGAGCGTGAGGCGGACTATACGTCCCATTTGCGGCAAACGACCGACACCGTGAGTGGCGGCGACATCGAATTGTTCGGTTAGGAGAAAAAATGCAGAACAATATGCAGACCGTGGCGAGACAGAGTGCGGCTGGAAGCCGTATCCGTGTCATGGTCGTGGACGATTCGGCCCTGGTGCGCAAGCTGCTCACCGAAATCGTCAACGGACAGAAAGATATGGAGTGTATCGGCGCGGCCGCCGACCCGCTGGCGGCGCGGGAGATGATTCGCGCACTCAATCCCGATGTGCTGACACTGGACGTGGAAATGCCGAAAATGGACGGCCTGGATTTTCTGGAACGGCTGATGCGGCTGCGGCCGATGCCGGTTGTGATGGTCTCCACGCTGACCGAGCACGGCTCGGATATAACACTGCGCGCGCTGGAACTGGGCGCGGTCGATTTTGTGCCCAAGCCCAAGCTCGATATCGCCAACACCTTGCGGGACTACAGCGCTGACATAGCCGACAAGATACGCACGGCGGCGGCGGCCCGAATCCGACAACCGGGGGCAAAGGCTGTCGCAAGCGTGGCACTGCCGCCGCTCGGCAATCGTGTTGCCTCAACCGAAAAGCTGCTGATTATCGGTGCCTCCACCGGCGGTACCGAGGCGATCAAGGAGGTGTTGGTGCAATTGCCGCCGGACAGCCCGGGTATTCTGATTGCGCAGCATATGCCGGAGGGCTTTACGAAGTCGTTTGCCGATCGACTCGACAAGATCTGCCGCGTACGTGTCAAGGAAGCAGTGGATGGAGAGCGCGTGCTGCCGGGCCACGCGTTCATTGCGCCGGGACATTCTCATTTGCTGTTGAAGCGCAGCGGCGCGAACTACGTGACGGAACTGTCGCAGTCGCCGCCCGTAAACAGGCACCGCCCGGCGGTGGATGTGCTGTTCCGTTCGGCGGCGCAGTGCGCGGGGAAAAACGCGATTGGCGTGATCCTCACCGGCATGGGCAAGGACGGCGCGGTCGGCATGCGAGAAATGCACGATGCGGGCGCCTACACCTTTGCCCAGGACGAGCAAAGCTGCGTGGTGTTCGGCATGCCCAAGGAAGCCATCGCGAGCGGTGGCGTGGACGAGATAGTGCCCATTCAGGACATCGCGCGACGGCTACTCGGGCGACTGGGTGCAATGGGGACGGCTGGCGTGCGCGTCTGACTCAGAATTTGCCGCTTGAGTCCGGTGCCGGGCAAAGGTAGGCTTCGACGCGAATCTATTGTTGTGATGCGAGGCCATGCGTTATTTCCCGTTGCTGTTGTTTCTTCTGCCGTTGACCGCCGCGGCGCGCGAGTGGGTGGAGATCAGCGCCGATGCCGAATCGGCGTTCTATTTCGACCGCGACAGCCTGAAGCGCGACGGCGATATCGTCGAAGTCCTGCTG encodes:
- the cheD gene encoding chemoreceptor glutamine deamidase CheD; its protein translation is MAEKTTPDGLARNSYFDPTLKRAAVKLLPGEYHVTTEDLVQVTVLGSCVAACIRDVTNGIGGMNHFMLPDAGSGEADRFGSTARYGVHAMELLINSLLKLGAKRHNFEAKVFGGGNVMRSLNHSNVGVRNAQFVLEFLGNEKIRVVAQDLEDIYPRKVYFFPHDGKARVKKLMNMHNRTLFEREADYTSHLRQTTDTVSGGDIELFG
- the cheA gene encoding chemotaxis protein CheA, translated to MSTDMSQFYQIFFEEAAELLAEKENLLLGLDLDAPDSEQLNAIFRAAHSIKGGASTFGFTDMTEVTHVLESLLDRIRKGEMKLTGLMVDAFLNAADVLKAQLAGHRDGVHPDPAAAQRICQALKRLASGEQPAAPAEVQVQELVSPLHASQRAPTAGPVAEQISAPQDVRPVQGQVPRYQIEFTLAEGVRTAMVNNLRANLSALGKLDALNEPAASVVSGAYAWRLETDSSEEDIWEALAFVVNPAALKIEREGVVAQSPSKPNPADTDYGFFEPLYDALVPPKEAPAAVATASIAQVAEVPEHATSAAAEPAAAGQPVKFGRRESDKNPAAPSLDATSIRVGVEKVDQLINLVGELVITQAMLAQTVSKIDPVLHETLVKGIGLLERNTRDLQESVMSIRMMPIGFVFSRFPRVVRDLASKLSKEVELKTVGEGTELDKGLIEKIADPLNHLVRNSIDHGIEAPEKRRSAGKPAKGTITLRAFHHGGNVVIEVSDDGAGLNRDKILEKARSRGMAVSDAMSDQEVWQLIFEAGFSTAEVVTDVSGRGVGMDVVRRNIQALGGSVEIDSALGTGTRISIRLPLTLAILDGLSVTVGDQLFIVPLTYIVESLQPKMADVKSVRNQGTVVHVRGEYLPVLKLHEMFNIQPKVADIEKGIMVILESDGIKKALFVDELIGQHQVVIKSLETNFRKIRGISGATIMGDGKVALIIDAGAVVRGTKQELRAVA
- a CDS encoding response regulator, producing the protein MGKKILTVDDSPTMRQMVSHTLRGAGYEVIEAEDGVDGLDKAKRELVQLVLTDQNMPRMDGLTLVQSLRALPDYKTAPILVLTTESGDEMKAKGRAAGATGWMVKPFDPQRLVDVVRKVLG
- a CDS encoding chemotaxis protein CheR; the protein is MGAAETAVTGGDFEFTDRDFEKVCKLIYARAGISLKETKRQMVYSRLGRRLRILGLARFGDYLDRLEARNDTAEWEEFTNALTTNLTAFFREQHHFPALAELLQRAAARASITLWCSASSTGEEPYSMAMTTLDTLGRQASKVRILATDVDTNVLDKAKAGIYPMERLERLPEGYAKRFFLKGAGAQDGYARVRPELREMITFRQINLLDEQWSIRGPLDGIFCRNVMIYFDKSTQRAILERFHPLLRPDALLFMGHSESLHHATDLFRLRGKTVYQPLPGRRHG
- a CDS encoding MCP four helix bundle domain-containing protein, with the translated sequence MKLSNLRVGIRLGAGFGTILIFLIAVITIGMVNMGHLQDRMVEIGHVNAVEAELAASMRGNMLNRMIILRNLALLSDMSEMRPEADRLKELGAKYAETEVELNKMFADFNGTDFEKTLMAKIKETDTAALPVMTKAAELGLANKADQATRVLMGELHPMQVKWQGQLTELVDFQHKSNTEAMAAVEKAYANARLLMFALGGIALLCGALMGFFITRSLLRQLGGEPAYAQEIARRVADGDVSTLIQVRAGDSASLVATMKTCASRTRWTSVRPT
- a CDS encoding response regulator transcription factor codes for the protein MIRLLIVDDHTIVRHGLRQVVSESADIEVAAEAGSSAEAVRLLRENTYDLVLLDISLPDKNGIETLKQIKRDRPGLPVIMLSMHAEDEFGVRALKAGASGYVNKQSAHHQLVAAIRQVASGRRYISPELAEELARSIGEATEKRPHELLSDREFDTLRMLAGGKSLTEIAESLSISPKTVSVYRTRLLEKMKLKNNAEIAHYAVKNGLID
- a CDS encoding chemotaxis response regulator protein-glutamate methylesterase, with the translated sequence MQTVARQSAAGSRIRVMVVDDSALVRKLLTEIVNGQKDMECIGAAADPLAAREMIRALNPDVLTLDVEMPKMDGLDFLERLMRLRPMPVVMVSTLTEHGSDITLRALELGAVDFVPKPKLDIANTLRDYSADIADKIRTAAAARIRQPGAKAVASVALPPLGNRVASTEKLLIIGASTGGTEAIKEVLVQLPPDSPGILIAQHMPEGFTKSFADRLDKICRVRVKEAVDGERVLPGHAFIAPGHSHLLLKRSGANYVTELSQSPPVNRHRPAVDVLFRSAAQCAGKNAIGVILTGMGKDGAVGMREMHDAGAYTFAQDEQSCVVFGMPKEAIASGGVDEIVPIQDIARRLLGRLGAMGTAGVRV
- a CDS encoding chemotaxis protein CheW; the protein is MSQATQGGLPDNGAKSASAVASTGSEFLTFTLGAEEYGVDILKVQEIRGYDAITKIANAPEFIKGVVNLRGIIVPIVDMRIKFNLGNVEYNQFTVVIILNVSGRVVGMVVDGVSDVIMLSPDKIRPAPDFSAQFDIEYLIGLGTVDERMLILVDIEKLMNERDMALMNEYADAA
- a CDS encoding response regulator; this encodes MMEERVIRALLVEDSEEDAEVILATLASGGFSVVSRRVETAEQLRTALQSDDWSVVLSDFNLPNFSAIEALEILRTLRAQVPMIVVTGAIGEESAAAVIKAGATDLVTKQGLHRLMPVVERNLRELDSLRQYEAALAALNESEARFRAIAANLPGVVFQALLYDDGSADLAYVSEGSHLVLGVTADVLMSHPEMILDMILPEDRNSFVAARIQSATQLAPLNWEGRIRIGANGQEIKWVNLRASVRRLSSGVVISDGIISNITESKLAQQSIEGQQQQLRQLASHIERVKEEERAHVAREIHDDLGGTLTAAKIDLAWIRGRLNPDQTALAEKADAMEALLDSAIEATGRISRSLRPLVLDYGVAAAIEWQVKEFRKRMGITCDFVCSREDIVLDREFSTALFRIFQETLTNIAKHAGASHVDISLEDNGSAVLLTVTDDGQGIDAGDMHKNGSYGIRGMRERADFLGGTIDISGASGAGTQVRVCLPAKRPSHAAEF